A segment of the Triticum urartu cultivar G1812 chromosome 1, Tu2.1, whole genome shotgun sequence genome:
GTCGTCGTCCTCGCTGATGCCGCCGCCGAGCGCCCCGCCCCCGGGCGCGCCGAGGCTGCTGCTGTCGACCTTGCAGTCCTTGTCGGGGACGCGGCGCACGCTGCCCTTGTCCTCAGCGACGGCGGGCGTGGCGGGGGGCGCGGAGCCGGTGCTGGCGGTGCAGCCGTGGCAGGAGGAGGGGCGGGCGAGGAGCGCGTTGAAGAGCCGCTCGGCGATGCGGTCGCGGCGGCGCAGGAACTCCTGcggctcgtcggcggcggcgacgaggatGGCCTTCTCGATGGCCTCGCAGATGCCGACGCCCGCGCCCCGGAAGAAGCCGCGCCACCGGTCGAGCCCGTCGTCGGCCATCGCCCCCGAGATCGGGCCGCACAGGACGGGAACAAACAGCTAGCACCACCAGAAGAACCGATGCTCCGCCGATTACCTCGGGCGGGTTCCCCCCTTGCGAAATTATTACTACTACGCCGCGGCCGAGAATCTAATCCCAGCCCCCGATCGCGAATCCGATGCGCCCCGGAATCCGGCGATCGTGAAAGCGAAATTCGCCGGAAAAATATCAAATCAAATCGAGAAACGGGGAGGGGCGAGCAGGAACGAATCGAGAGAACCGAGTCGAGTTAGGTTCGCTGGGTTGCTTGGCCCCCAAGGCCCGGTTTCCGTGAGGATTTCTGCGGCGGCGGCAGGAAGAACCTTACCAAATCCTATCTGGCCCTTGCGGAAAGGGAGAGGTAGGGTAGGGTAGGGCTGGGCGTGGGCGGGGTGGGAGGAAGAAGACGGTGCGGCTGGGCTGGGCTGGGGGGAGAAGGCTAGGCGAGGCTCGCGAGGGCGATGCGAACACCGGGAAGGGTCGGGACGGGGATGGGGACGGGGCGGGGCGGGTGGATAGGGACGCGGATGGCAGGGTACGCTACGCCACGCGAGACGCGACCCGAGCCCACGAGGACTGCCAGCACcggcacgcacgcacgcacgccgCAGCTAACAACTAAACGAGAGCTACCAGTACTGGATGCGACGACCCCTCCCGGCTCCCGCCCCGTGGCCCAAAATACGCGCGGTAAAACAAACCGGGCCGCGTCACCGGTTCGGGTCGCTTCTTTTCCTTTGGCAGCGGTCGCAGGAACCCTCCTTTTCCTTCTGTAGATAGATTCTGCAGAAGGGAGCGGGGCGACGCGGCTTCTTTGGTTTGACCCCGCCGAGCCGAGCCGAGTCGACATGCACTCTCTTTCTCCCGCCTCCCCTCCCCTGCCCTGGTTTTGTTTAGCGGTGCTATACTAGTTTGGTACTGGCATTAACTACTTCGATCGCTGCCCATGATTTACTCCATTATTATCGGCACTGCCAATTGATTGCCTACTTTCCTTCTCATCTCATCACCAAATATCCCTCCAAATCAATCAAGCATAAATGTTCACTCCTCCAGTATTGATTACTGAAATGATTTTGGCTTCGGGCAGTAGTATTTCTTTTCGAAAATCCGGCATCATGAGAGCTCAGTCCATATTCTCTTCAAAAAAAAAAAGATAGAAACGTTCTGGAGCCCACCACGGGTCCATGACAGCCCAGTTACCTTGTGTAGACTCTAGTGTGGTTTTCTCTTTTAGCTACAGCAGGGGTGGACCGTTGCGGTTAACGCCCTTGGCTCGGCTCCAGCGGTTGCTTCCAAAATGGCCCAGGCAACCGTATCCCCCGGATGTTCCACGGAGGGATTCTCCACGCGCAAGTGGCATGTGTTTCTTGCTTCCTTTCGGAGGGAACATGTGGCTCTTGCTACCCCTGGCTGAGCTCGGTGCACCACAGACTTTTCACTGCTTCAGTTGTGACCTTGTGGCTGCCTCTCCTCTGGGGCCAACTGCATGGCAAGAGCAGAAAAACGGTGCGTAGTAAACGtggttagagcatctccagccgttgtgTCACCCACGAGGCGTTTTTTCGACCTTCTGAAAAGGCCTCGGCGCTAATTTAGTCTTTGGGTGCAAAAAATTTTCAGCCGTTGTGCTCCCCAGGTCGCCGTTTCTTCCTGGACCACCGTGGCCATTGCCGGAGCTCGGTCCACCCCGACGTGCCTAGCCCCTCTCCCCTCCTCCCAACCTGTCCACGAGCTCCCCCTCACTCCCGCAGCTCGCCCCACCCACTTGCCCTCGCCGGAGCTGGCTGTTCCACCGAAAACCATCACCACCGTCGCCGCCTCTGTAACCTCCTGTCACCGCGGCCCCCCCTCCGTTCCATCCCTCCTCACTGCCCCCTTGGCCTCTGAACGGGTGCGTCTCGTCGCCCCGGTCCCGCCGGTGTCCTTATATCAGCCGGAGCCCGTCAGAGTTGCCCGCATCGTCGAAGACCACCGTCGCCCGCCTGCTTCTGTTTCTCATCTAGCGCCGCCCGTTGCCGCGTCCCCGCGCCTTCCCGCGCCTCCCTCTGGCCGGGAACGGGTGCGGCGGGCCCCGCCGCGGCCGCCGGTGTGCTCGGCTCGGCCGGAGACGGCAGGAGCCGGCCGGCCCGTCGCCGGCTTCGCCTCTCCCCTCCGCTCCTCTGTCTCTGGTCGGGTGGAGTCGGACGCAGCACGAAGGCGAGCAGGCAGGGAGCGGCGAGGAGAGGAGCAAGGCGGCGAGCGGGGCGGGGGTCGGCGAGGAGAGGAGCAAGGCCGGCGAGGGAAGATGCGGGGCAGTGGAAGGAAGAGAGaaaggagaggagagaggggagagagaaGGGCTGCAGGTGGGCCTGCGCATGCAAAAGGCGAGTGTCGGCGTTCCCAGCTGCCCCGCGGGGAGCTGGGTGTGGGGTGGGCGCGCCGGCCGTAACATTCACTAGATCCGGCGAAAAACGAGGTCCTGGGTGCATGGCTGGGACGTTTTTTACAACCGGCGCTAAAAAAGTGCTCCTGGGggggctgggggggggggggggggggggggggggggctggagatgctcttagtcaTGAGTTGAGGTATTTTTGCGTACACTATATTTTTCTTCCTCTCTTCTTTTGCGATGTATTTTTTTTCTTCCTCTATGAATGAGACTGCCAGCTCTCCGGTGTATTCTCCAAGAAAATAAACCACAATAGAAGAAAGTGGGAAAATAAATCATATTTAAGTTATCAAagtttttttaacacagtacagacgcaagcgctcatatacatgcgcatacactcacccctatgaacccCCCCGAAAGACTGAGACGACATATCATTTTGAAATTTATGAAGTCAccgtaggcacctcgtcgtcgacgggaacgtctcctcccactgaatgtGCACCACCGGAAATCCTGAATTAAATCCAGAAATAAATGCGAGCACTAGGATTTGAACCTTGGTGGGCTGgggataccacagtccctctaaccatccaaccacatgttggttcgCTAAGCATATCATATTGTGGAGGTCGCTACTCGAGCAAGGCGGCCCCGGCAGCGGCAGATCTTATTCCTCAGCGCCCTTTGCCCGTCGACGCAACGCCAGCGACGTCGCTAGCCCTTCTCGCCCGCCGTGCCACACCGGCAGCTCCGcttagggatggcaatgggtagggtatgggcgGGTACAACCTCCTCCTACCCAAACCCATATCCACAGAAACTTTCTATACCCACCCACTTCAATACCCATGGGTATAAACTGACACCCATGTCCATACCCATCGGGTATCTTATACCCAATAGGTATCCATTGGGTGCAATATGTAGCATTCCAATTCTTAAGAGGTAGAGAAATGAGTTCAAAATTCAAGTGATCATGGTAGAGTAGTATAGTACAGATGCGGCCTCCTTCGGTGGGTGGTCTCTTGGAGGCATCAGAGGAGTATGTGCAACGGTTCGTGGAAGACCGACACGGTGGAAGACATTGGTCGGAATTGGGGATCGCTGGATCGAGACTTTGACAAGAGTCTGGTAGCGAAGAGTCAATATTTAATATTTTTTAGGAGTCACATAGGACGTAGGAGAAGTGGAGAGCAGGTGATTATGAGCCTTTGAGCCATGACTTGTTTAAGGAATACGAGATTTATGGCAGAACCATATGAGTTAAATGTTAACCCCACATATTATAGGTGTTATTTTCATTTATTAATTTTTTCTGGGTATCCATTGGGTTACCCATGGACACAATTTCTTACGCATGCCCTACCCATATATTTTGCAGGTAATGGGTACCCATTCCCTGTGGGTACAAAATATCTCCAAGTGTTACCCATACCCACTATTTCCGGGTAAGGTATCTGCGGGTACCCATACCCATGGACAAAACTGCTATCCCTAGCTCCGCTCTGCCAGATATGCCACCAACCTCCAACACCCTCTGGTCCGGAAGTGGTATGCGACCATCGTTGTGTCCTCGTGCCCGCGCCAGGGGCGACTCGCATGAGGACGCTCGAGTCCGAGGCACGTGCAGCCCGACGCGAGCGACAGCAgcgagggagaggggggaggcgatGTCGGCACGCTGGTGGATCCCAAGCCCGTGCTCCTCGCGTCGATCCTTCGCCGCACTCTGACGACGACAAAGACAGATGTGTGGCGCCTTCGCCGCAAGAATGCCAAGGCGCTCCGACTCGCCATCGAGTTGTCGAAGCGCGAGGCAAACAAGGAGGCGGTGGTGAAGGCGAAGGCGACTTGCCATGCGAAGGAGCACGACCGCCTGCTCCACAGGCTATCGGGCATTAGGTGCAGCTCCGACTCGGACCCGACACATGGCTGCACCTCCAGTTCTGACGATGGCGCATCTCCGCACCCCAACGCCTACAAGGAGGAGGGGCACAGCCGCGCCGACGACCGGAACGGGGAGGGCCCGGCGAGGAAATGGTGATTTCCTCCGCCCTTCCCTGTTACGTTTATGTTTTAGCTATGTTTTAAGTTCGCAGTATGGATTTGCCGTTGAATTCCGATGAACTATGCTTCTTTTGTCCGGCGATGCAAAGTTGATCCGATGAACTGCATGTTGTTGATTGTGTTTACATAGCGTTGAATGGGTTGTATGGTTTTGAGGATTCGAATATGAGGGACGCGGGTGTGAAAGCCATCAAGATGCATAGACGTTTGAGAGTCTGGATTTGCAAGCTTTGCCTATGAATGTTCTTATAATGGCCATCTGCAATGAGTAGATGGTTTTTTTGAAACTTACAATAAGGTCAGGGTTACTGCATCAAAGCGATTGGTGATGACACCAAAAATGCTAGACGTACGGGGTTATACAAGCTTCGACAGACCCTTTCCTAACCAATTAAACATGCCCCCCTTGATTTTCAGGTGGGTGGGGCCCCTCCCACCCCTTTGTCCAATCACACTTTGCCACCTTGAACGAACCCTCTGAAACCCTGTAAGGCTCCGTCGATGTAGCATCTCTGGTGATAACACTGACGTTTGTAGTTTTTTTTTTAATATTAAAACTTTATTTCTCAAATAATGGTAAGATCGTTTACAATTTGATGAGAAATAAAGTCCGGACACTCACTGTCCCAAACCAAAGAAGATCTAGAGCTAAGAGAATTCTTTGCTATGCTATCAGCCACAAGATTTGCCTCTCTAAAACAATGAATTACATCAACATTAGAGAAATTAGCCCCCAGATGCTTACTCTCCATATAGATAGCAACATCATGTCCCTGGTAGTCCTCCTGGTTGATGATCTCGACTGCATCGAGGCTGTCTGACTCGACAATAAGAGATGTACATCCAATGTTCAATGCTAGAAGAAAGCCATTACGGATCGCGTTCACTTCGGCAGAATCAGCAGAAGTTACACTGGCGCTTGTAGTTGGCCTAACGAAATGCTCTCTTCTGGTCTTCTCATCGTTGTATCGTGTGCGTGGTGTCAGGTCGGCTGATGCCTTGTGTGTTGTGACATGTTCCATGACCGTCACGTGGGTGATTGTACCTATTTCCCTCATATTTTCGTCAATTAATCAGACATGATTCCATGACCGTCACGTGGATGATTGTACCTATTTCCCCCATACTTTTCGTCAATTAATCAGACATGATTCCCTTGTAGTAATAGTTAATGAGCTGGGGCAAAATCcttttttttttgaagggggaTAGGGCAAAATCGTTTGTTGTGACAGCCAAATTGGCTGCTAGGCTCGCGGCAGAGTGAGCTAAGCGCATCTCCAGCCGCGTCTCCAAGAAGGCCCCCCAGACGTTTTTTCGTCCGTCGGTGTCAAAAAATCGACCCAGTCGCGCCCCCGAGAGCCCAGTTTTCGCCGTCTCAGGCCGAAATTGGCGCCGGCGGACCCAACCCGAACCCGACGCGTTGGGGATCGCTCGGGGGCGCCGGGCGAATCGTTTTTGGCGCGAAGagccgcgggcccgccgcgtcagcgactcTACCCTCTTCTCGCCCCTTCGTCGTCGTCCTTATCGTCTCGTTTCCGTGacgaatcaatgccaaagctgccgcgcactgccgcgccggtcagcctccattgatgcctcacgggcggcgcagtgaaggcTGGGCGACGCGTCCCTCGGCCGCCACGCAATCACGCCACGCGTAACGCGCCGGCCAAGCCTACCACGCGGCGTCTCCGCCTATAAAAGCCGACTGCAAGCGCGCCGGAGAGACTCACCCCGATCATCCACCGACGACGCGCTCATTTCTTCCCCTTTCCTCCTCTCGCCATCACCAGTTGAGAAAGTATGGCCGAGCGTTTCCCAGGCGACGGCGCGGTGGCGAACGGATTCGGGTGCCGTCATCTGCACGAGGACGAGGCTTGCCTCCttttcgaggccgagtacccggtcccgccggacatgcgggtgcccggggcatggaggatcagcgccggcggCGTGCCGGTGCCCCCGGTATCCACCGGCGCGGCGCGGCGTGCGGAGATCGCACGCATCCGCTCGTCCCTGCCGCGTGCAGCGAGGGAGGGGCCCCGATACGTCCCCGACAGCCCAATCTGGGAGCCGTACTTCCGCCGCCGGCACGacgagcagctcgaggccaccaacgacGTCGTGCCCTCCGGCAGGTTCAACGCCGCCGTCCGGCGtcggtggtggggcgtgcccgggcgcacgttggagtccgtcctcgagtacatcgagggcggcaacacgctGCGCCTCGAGTACCCCGCTCCCCCATCCTTCTCACGCCGCTGGGGAAGGAGCCGAAGCTCCTGGACGCCGAGGCGCATGGAGACCGGGgtgtcctcctcctcgtccagcggctctccctgcctccacctccaccccgtcaagccggagccccaggacacGCCTGTCAGCGCACGTACCCGCAGCTCCGGCGCCCTCGTCGAGCCCAAGGTGGAGTCCAGCCTCCCCccggagtacgaggagatagcccggcgcgGCTTCTTCGACGAGGACGCCATGCGGTGATCGCGCGACGACTACGTGCGCGAGGAGATGGTCTGgcagcgccgggccctggaggagatcgccgcccgcaaacgtgggcgcgaggacgaggaCGGTGTCGtcgtccaacccgccgcgccaaccgggggagggatgcaacagggacggcggaggcgtaggcgggggcgacgacgacgacgacgacgacggcggtgactacacgcggttctacagcctcctcggcatgtagaaccgcgtgggcgggcggcgaggcggggggtgagggagacggcggggtagcccgcggtagtttttttttgtaaaatatgtttAAATTTAAACGAACTCCATGTTTGCGTTGTGTTTGCGCCGAATTTGAACATTTTAAAAACCCGTGGGAGGCCGCGACTGGGAGGCATCACACCCCCAATGCGCGGTTTAGCGCCAGTGCGTTTTCAGGAGACGATTTTTTGCCCTTTCTGGGAGGCCAACGGCTTGAGATGCCCTAACCAAGAGTGAAGTCAAGTAAAGCAGCACACCAACCCTCTTGCTGCAACCGCACGCCCAAATTCATGCGACCAAGATTTGACTATGGACCAAACACTTCCttcttccctttttcaagatggAAACACGTTCGTGTTGAGCGCTTTCATGAAACTATAAGCAAAGCCAGACCAAAATCCAGTGCCACATAAGACTCACACGGCGACATCATGTTGTAATCCAATTCGAAGAGCGGCATGTGTAATAAGGCTAGTCATAATGAAAATAACTTaggtagtaacatagcgcacCTCGAGAATTTTTTATttatgtggcaagtagttaatgagaagtagtaacataatatgttactgtaacatagcacTTTTCAAAAcaacatgagtctacaagctaTTAAATGAGGTCACATATGACGCTAatactatgttactttgcactatgaaaatagtaacttagactagtgtcatgcatataaCACTAATTTAAAttactcaccactatgaccagcctaacaAACGCCGATTATCAGTCGGCAATCTTGCACAGATCACGACACATGCGTCGTAGTAGCACCAGCAGTGCCGTGGAGAGGGGGGAGCGCATGTGTTTCACCTGCTGCTGGAAGCCCAAAGGATAAACAAAAAATAGTGCGTACTCGTACAAAAAGAGGAGGAAGCAGCAGAGAACGACGAGCTAGTGGACCACGGCGAGGGAGGCCAGGCCCAGCCACGTGAGAGCCCGCCCGGAAAGCGGAGGCGAGGCACGCGGGAAAGTGCGGAAATTTTGTAGCGACGCCGGGCGCGGGCGAGCCGTGCCGCGCCTCGTGCGTACGCGGGCGGCGGGGGATACGGTTTTCGATCTCTCCTTTCGATTACGCCCGCCCGCGCGCGGGCCAGGCCAGACCCGCCAAACCGCGCCCCCCCGGTGGTGCGTGAGCGGAGCGGTGACCTCAGGCACGAGGACGCTGCCACTGCTCTGAACGGCGGCAGGGTGGTCATCATGAACACGCGTACTGCTGCTAGATGCCCAGCAGCTTCTTCTCCCGGCAGCAGTACACCGAATTTAGCGCCATGTTCATCTCCTCGCGGTTTGAAATTTTCATGAGCTTCCCTGCCACGCCCCTTCTCTTGACCCAAGGTTCGAAACAAACTAGAGTGTTTGTCTGAATTTTGACAGTGATTTCCGGAGTAGTTTTAGGCGTGCCAATCTGAACAGCTGAAGACAGTGCTTCCTGGAGCTATCACAGGCAGCTAGCTGGTTGTTGTGAGATAAAATTGACATCTACTATTGTTTTCTGGGGCAAACAAATTGACATCTACTTGGTCTTGTCTCCAATTTGGAACGACTAGTCTCCAGTTTGGCAGCCGACACACCCGCGTCATATCTTCACGCACTTGGTCTCAGGACCCGGCGCCCGCAGAATTATTTTATCACAATCTCGCTAACCGCTTCTAAAAAGACGACTCATCATGGCAATTAACTACTCAACCAACTGCCCATAACCATAAGCTATCTTCCTTTACCAACTATTAATATGGTGTTTGCCAATCATGCGTTGGTCAAGCTTGAAATGCATTTTTGTTTTTGCGCGTTCCACTTGGAACATTTCCTGCTGTACAGACAGGTACTACAGGTTGAAATAATTATCACGACAACCAAGAAACTCTAATATGGTACTACTgtgattttatttatttatttttgtagAAATCAACTTGATTCTGTCAATGCTTTGCACTGCTGTAGCAAACAGTAGCGCTTAAGGTTTACAGCTCATGCTCACGGCGAGCTCATGCCTTACGAGATCACGCTGAAGCATAGAAGTGGGGTCATCCAAGTTCCAACCATGAGTTTGCTGACTGTTTGCCAAGTCTCGTCATGTTACTTTCGAGACTGGACTCGATCCTATCCTTGAGAGAACAGCATATGCTTAATATTTTCTTTAAGGGCAGCAAAGTTGACTGCAACAATTAGGAAAGCTGACTTTCTGAACTCTTAAGACAAACAAGTAGAGTCAATGAGTCGAAATCGTGCAAATTGAATTGCACGCTGTAATTCACTACGCGTTTTAAGGTGTGGAAAAATAGTCAAGTCAAATAGGTTAGGTAAAAAATTTACATATCTCGGGTTAAACGGATGGTCCTCCTTTTGCTCATTGGCGCAGAGCCAATGTAGACAAACCGAACTTGACCTGGGAAATCCGACTGAAGAACTTCTAGTAGTACGACCGAGAGCGGCCAATTTCCTTTTTCTCTCTGTGTGTGTGAGATGCAAAAAGTTGCACTCTCAAAAGTCAAAAGGCGGGAACAGTTCAAAACAGGAAGACCGCGAGTTACTGGACCATTTACTGGGGGTGGCAACCAGTGAAGTTTATCATACCAACTTTACCAGGCAAGAGACATAACAGAGGACCTAAGTGACCCATAGGAATACACTGAGAGTACCCAGCATTCAAATTTGGAAATAAGCTGCATAGCACAAGTTAAGCTGACAAACATTTTCTTTCTGAACTTTGACACAACAGGTAAGCAACTCTTGAGGCAACACTGTTTTTCCACAGGAACACGGGGTAACTTCAACAGCAAACTATGGGGATAACTCATGCCTGTATACCCTAACTTCAGAGCTTGTGTCTTGCAAGATCGCACCAAACGAGAGCAGTAGAGTCGTTAGAGGTTCCCAACACAAGCTTGATACCGTTCCTTCCAATGGTCTTGACTTGTTCCCTCAGAGGTTGGACTTGATCCTATCCATGGAAAcagagtagagataaaacattaGAGTGGCGAAGTTGACCTGCCCAAGACCAAAAACGTATTCATAATACTGAACTGGAGTATAATATAAACAATTAGCCAATATGTTCATCTTCTACAAACACGTTCATGCTCAGAATTCTCCCTTGCGTGTTATCTCAAAGTCAACTAAAGGCAAACTGAAATTGGATAGCACTAAATTTCATATATGACCCAAAATGGTAGAAGAAATGTAAGTGACATGCCAGGTCTGAAGGTGATACTGCTATTTCCAAATTGAATATATGCAATTCTTCTACAGATTCGCATGAAAACTGAACCTACTTTAATGTAAGTAACTGAACAGACGAAGAAATGTAAATATTTTCCCTTCAATAGAAAAACGTAGCCTGCACCTTTTTCTAGTGGGGGAAACAAGCCTCAAGAATCAATATTTCTGCATCCTTTGATGCTCTTCTCAGCTTCAGGAGATTTTTTAGGACAGTTCTGTCCAATCCCTTGTCGATTATTCCCACTTTTCTTAACACTGGTGCCTCTTCAAGTAAAAGTTTCAAGAAGCCAAACTCCGCAAAGGAGCCAGTGAAGTCGAACAAACCAACTACTTCAACGTTCTGGAAGAGACAGACATCACGGTCTATTGATTCCCAGAAATGCACTCTTGGTACCATGGAATTCCTGGAAATGAGCTGCAAAGTACAGACTGTAAATTGAGCAAGGGTCCAATGGAAATTTATGATATGTAGCAAGTCAGAAGATTTCATCATCTGTACCTTTAGTTTGAAAAATCGCAGGTTGGGGGCATGCTGAAATAAGTACAAGGCAAAATTTGCTTCCTTGAGATCACCGAGATTGATCTCCAGGCTTATCTCTGTCAGCCGGTTGAATAATTTTGGCTGCTTGAGAATCAGAAATTCACGTTCTACGCACTGCAATGGCAATAGGCCCCCAAACATAATAAGAAACAGTGAAATAATAAGCACTAAGCGAAAACTTTGCCATCACAGTTTCTTACCTCAAGGATGTGTCCATGAAACCTAATAGTCTCAACATCTGAAAGAGAAGCAATAAATGGAGAAAGATTGAAGTTGCATCTGGTTGTCGAAGCACCATCTGTGTCAGAACTCAGTTCCAGTCTGATCCATACGGAAGTAAGATAAGGAGCATGCAGATTGAGGTGTGTAAACCAGCCTTCAATTTTTAGCACCTTGAGCTTTGTTGAACGAATATTTATATTGGATTGGCTGCACAATCCACGAATATTAAGTTTCTCCAAATTCGGGCAACTCGCTACTAAATCCCCTAAACTGTTTCCTTCCACGGTAACATATTCTAGACGAAGAGTATGCAATTGTTTGAAGCCTTTAGATGGAGGTGGCAAATGTAAACTAGTGAAAACACAAGCTCGCAGATACACATATTCTAGTTCATCGCAGGAGAAAAAACTAGACGGGACCTTGTAACTGTCACGTATACTTGTCTGAAGTTGAATCTCCTTAATCTTATTTCTTGACAGCATAAGCATCCAACGGTAAAGGTATCCTCCAGTGGATACCATTTCATTCGCTACGGTATTCAGGCAAAACTTCAGAATTGGGCCGTTGTGGAGGAAGAGAAACATATCAGTGAACTTAAGAAATCTGCGGTCATCGTCTGCACTATCATTTCCTGAAGCGAAATCAGCTCTCCTGAACATCAGTTCGGTCATTGAAGCCCATGTGTACCTCCAAGTCCTTGACAAGAGGCATGTTCCAACAGCTTCTTTTATTGGCAGACAACAAAGGATTTTGTCTCTGAGAGCTTCGGGTAGATTGCTGATGATATCTTCATCCACAACAGACTTACATATCTTCGTTGGGGAACTCCCATGGTCCATTTGGTACACTTTTACTGTGAGAGCCTGCATGTAATGTGGCACAAGATAACCTATTAATCTCTAACATGCCACACATTATAAATGGGACACTAGAAAGGGGAGCAAGAGGAGACAGTCCGGAATTGGATGCATTCCTCCTCTTGATATGATATTCTATTGTACTGAAAAGATGTACAAAAAATGTTTTAAGGAAGTAACGCCATATGAGAAATTTCACATCTCCACATGACAATTCATAGTAATCAGGCGAGCATTTCTGTTAAACACCCAGAAAAGGTTAATTCGCACCACTTTAATTAATTGGACATCGCAACATAATTTGCACCCCATTGTTGGTATAGACTCGTGAAATGATTCATATTACGATTCTCGGTTAAACACTTCATATATCCAGGTGGAATGAGCCATTGAAGTTGTCACTGTTCTAATTTCTGTTTTACCTACCTAAAGACGGAGCGAAGCCAAAGCGAGAGACGATCGGGCCTCACCTAGGGTTGGGGCAGCTGCCTCCGATATCTTCCTGTCCCCCGCTCTTGTTGGTTTTCGGTTGCTTTCTCCTGTCACGGCCGGCGGTGCGATCCTGGGGAGGCAGCACGGCGCGGCACGACACCGCGCCGGCCCGACCAAGAAAATACGGCGGCGGCCGGCCGGCAAGTGGATGCCGAGCAGGTGCTTGCGAGCCGCGGAAGAGTGTAAAACCTTTCTTTCTTTTCAATCGAGGAGTCCAAAATCTTGGATCCGGTCGAACCAGAGAAGCCACATTTTTTTCCTTGGCGAACACTTCTTATATATACACATTAATAAATATACAATATTAATTGCAATAAATGCGTATATGTAATATTAGGGAGGAAATTAATTGCACATTAATATTATGTATGATATCTTTACGCATTAATTTTTTTGCGAGGTATCTTTACGCATAATTAATATGATCAACACATGCATTTATAGTTGATATGATACTAGAAGTGAAGCCGC
Coding sequences within it:
- the LOC125518444 gene encoding F-box/FBD/LRR-repeat protein At1g13570-like: MDHGSSPTKICKSVVDEDIISNLPEALRDKILCCLPIKEAVGTCLLSRTWRYTWASMTELMFRRADFASGNDSADDDRRFLKFTDMFLFLHNGPILKFCLNTVANEMVSTGGYLYRWMLMLSRNKIKEIQLQTSIRDSYKVPSSFFSCDELEYVYLRACVFTSLHLPPPSKGFKQLHTLRLEYVTVEGNSLGDLVASCPNLEKLNIRGLCSQSNINIRSTKLKVLKIEGWFTHLNLHAPYLTSVWIRLELSSDTDGASTTRCNFNLSPFIASLSDVETIRFHGHILECVEREFLILKQPKLFNRLTEISLEINLGDLKEANFALYLFQHAPNLRFFKLKLISRNSMVPRVHFWESIDRDVCLFQNVEVVGLFDFTGSFAEFGFLKLLLEEAPVLRKVGIIDKGLDRTVLKNLLKLRRASKDAEILILEACFPH